The following are encoded in a window of Chloroflexia bacterium SDU3-3 genomic DNA:
- a CDS encoding PLP-dependent aminotransferase family protein: MLTLRENRLTPRYRQLYDALRDAILSGRLAPGSRLPATRTLAQEIGASRNTVVSAFELLLAEGYLETRVGDGTYISRHIPDDLLRSGPPPIESAPAAPGAGALSARGAQIAAIAAAPPLATNAPLAFRPGMPAVDLFPFELWGKLAAKVMRAPSPELLRYGDPAGYAPLREAIASYLSSSRGVACTPQQVIIISGSQQGIDIIGRLLLDPGDVALLEDPGYLGARGALLGLGARVVPVPVGPEGIDIAAARATSPNARLVYVTPSHQYPTGITMSLARRLALIEWARDHSAWILEDDYDSEFRYVGRPLPAMQGLDTHQRTIYIGTFSKMLFPAMRLGYLVVPPHLIGAFSNARALADRGSPSFDQATAAEFLQSGAFARHVRRMRKIYAERQEALVAAADRHLRGLIQIEPSEAGMHLVGWLDESARVAPMVAAAAAQGITLNTIAAYTLGPPTRPGLLFGYAAIPPAEIAAAVRRLAQAWRSLTYRR; the protein is encoded by the coding sequence ATGCTCACCCTCCGCGAAAATAGACTCACCCCTCGCTATCGCCAGCTCTACGATGCGCTGCGCGATGCCATTCTCAGCGGGAGGCTCGCGCCGGGCAGCAGGCTGCCCGCCACCCGCACCCTGGCCCAGGAGATCGGCGCGTCGCGCAACACCGTGGTCAGCGCCTTCGAGCTGCTGCTGGCCGAGGGCTACCTAGAGACCAGGGTGGGAGATGGCACCTATATCAGCCGCCACATCCCCGACGATCTGCTGCGCAGCGGCCCGCCGCCGATCGAGAGCGCGCCCGCCGCACCGGGGGCGGGCGCACTCTCGGCGCGCGGTGCCCAGATCGCAGCCATCGCCGCCGCGCCCCCGCTCGCCACCAATGCACCGCTGGCCTTCCGCCCCGGCATGCCCGCCGTCGACCTGTTCCCCTTTGAGCTGTGGGGCAAGCTCGCCGCCAAGGTCATGCGCGCGCCCAGCCCCGAGCTGCTGCGCTACGGCGACCCGGCTGGCTACGCGCCGCTGCGCGAGGCGATTGCGTCCTACCTTTCCAGCAGCCGAGGCGTGGCGTGCACCCCCCAGCAGGTGATCATCATCAGCGGCTCGCAGCAGGGGATCGATATCATCGGGCGGCTGCTGCTCGACCCTGGGGATGTGGCGCTGCTCGAAGACCCCGGCTACCTGGGCGCACGCGGGGCGCTGCTGGGCCTGGGGGCGCGGGTGGTGCCGGTGCCGGTCGGCCCCGAGGGCATCGACATCGCGGCGGCCCGGGCCACCAGCCCCAACGCCCGGCTGGTCTACGTCACCCCCTCCCACCAGTACCCCACCGGCATCACCATGAGCCTGGCCCGGCGGCTGGCGCTGATCGAGTGGGCGCGCGACCACAGCGCGTGGATCCTTGAGGACGACTACGACAGCGAGTTCCGCTATGTGGGCAGACCGCTGCCTGCTATGCAGGGGCTGGACACCCACCAGCGCACCATCTACATCGGCACGTTTAGCAAGATGCTATTTCCGGCCATGCGGCTGGGGTATCTGGTGGTGCCGCCGCACCTCATCGGCGCGTTCAGCAACGCGCGCGCCCTGGCCGACCGTGGCTCGCCCAGCTTCGACCAGGCCACCGCCGCCGAGTTCCTGCAGTCGGGGGCATTTGCGCGGCATGTGCGCCGCATGCGCAAGATCTACGCCGAGCGACAGGAGGCGCTGGTGGCTGCCGCCGATCGGCACCTGCGCGGCCTCATCCAGATCGAGCCGAGCGAGGCGGGCATGCACCTGGTGGGCTGGCTCGATGAGAGCGCCAGAGTCGCGCCGATGGTGGCGGCGGCGGCAGCCCAGGGCATCACGCTCAACACGATCGCGGCCTACACGCTTGGGCCGCCCACGCGCCCGGGCCTGCTGTTTGGCTACGCCGCCATCCCCCCAGCCGAGATCGCGGCGGCGGTGCGGCGGCTGGCGCAGGCGTGGCGATCGCTGACATACCGGCGGTAA
- a CDS encoding GAF domain-containing protein: MRYRFTRTPSAAIRRAHHRASHEAAMRMRIAELEASVAMQRGDVAPQLSALMSMSITLLVSHELEPILSLATQSAMNLLPGTGAALAFIADDTGEQLTLIAANGFKARNNLRFSRQQGFPGHAFLTPRPMLVVGPQLEMLLEDLTEEQHHVLSGLISPYPPSSAIFMPLRTEARRIGAMVVLGSNNAHLLLPRDLPFAQSLGSLVAVALAEVLERERATVLQHALLASKTLHAEAEARLNTAEAQLLQSAKLAAVGELAASIAHEINNPLYAARNSLYLVDQDIPPDSPQRTFLDIAQSELARIAKIVSRMRDFYRPARDELEPVDLNMLIDETMELVQTHLRRGQIIIQSSLSDDVPEIIGHADQIRQVFLNLMINACDAMPDGGTLRVETNLIPSSSDLPPYARIEISDTGQGIPDEHLARIFEPFYTTKAQGTGLGLAISAHIIAQHGGQISVASAVNEGTAFTMLLPVLPPSDAER; the protein is encoded by the coding sequence ATGAGATATCGATTTACGCGCACCCCAAGCGCCGCAATCCGGCGCGCACACCACCGAGCCAGCCACGAGGCCGCCATGCGCATGCGCATCGCCGAGCTTGAGGCCAGCGTCGCGATGCAGCGCGGCGATGTCGCGCCGCAGCTGAGCGCGCTGATGTCGATGAGCATCACGCTGCTGGTCTCGCACGAGCTCGAGCCCATCCTCTCGCTGGCCACGCAGTCGGCGATGAACCTGCTGCCGGGCACCGGCGCGGCGCTGGCCTTTATCGCCGACGACACCGGCGAGCAGCTGACCCTGATCGCGGCCAATGGCTTTAAGGCCCGCAACAACCTGCGGTTCTCGCGCCAGCAGGGCTTCCCTGGCCACGCCTTCCTCACCCCGCGCCCCATGCTGGTGGTCGGCCCCCAGCTCGAGATGCTGCTGGAAGATCTGACCGAGGAGCAGCACCACGTCCTCTCCGGCCTGATCAGCCCCTACCCGCCGTCGAGCGCGATCTTTATGCCGCTGCGCACCGAGGCCCGCCGGATTGGCGCGATGGTCGTGCTGGGCAGCAACAACGCCCACCTGCTGCTGCCGCGCGATCTGCCCTTTGCCCAGTCGCTGGGCAGCCTGGTGGCCGTGGCCCTGGCCGAGGTGCTCGAGCGCGAGCGCGCCACGGTGCTGCAGCACGCCCTGCTGGCCTCCAAGACGCTGCACGCCGAGGCCGAGGCCCGCCTGAACACCGCCGAGGCCCAGCTGCTGCAGAGCGCCAAGCTGGCCGCCGTGGGCGAGCTGGCCGCCTCGATCGCCCACGAGATCAACAACCCGCTGTATGCGGCGCGCAACAGCCTCTACTTGGTCGATCAGGACATCCCGCCGGACTCGCCGCAGCGCACCTTTCTCGACATTGCCCAGAGCGAGCTGGCCCGCATCGCCAAGATCGTCTCGCGCATGCGCGATTTCTACCGCCCCGCCCGCGACGAGCTGGAGCCGGTGGATCTGAACATGCTGATCGACGAGACGATGGAGCTGGTGCAGACCCACCTGCGGCGCGGCCAGATCATCATCCAAAGCTCGCTGTCCGACGATGTGCCCGAGATCATCGGCCACGCCGACCAGATCCGCCAGGTGTTCCTCAACCTGATGATTAACGCCTGCGACGCCATGCCCGATGGTGGCACGCTGCGCGTCGAGACCAACCTCATCCCTAGCTCGTCCGATCTGCCGCCCTACGCGCGGATCGAGATCTCGGACACCGGGCAGGGCATCCCCGACGAGCATCTGGCCAGGATCTTCGAGCCGTTCTACACCACCAAGGCCCAGGGCACCGGCCTAGGGCTGGCGATCAGCGCGCACATCATCGCTCAGCACGGCGGCCAGATCAGCGTGGCCAGCGCGGTGAACGAGGGCACCGCCTTCACCATGCTGCTGCCGGTGCTGCCGCCCAGCGACGCCGAGCGCTAG
- a CDS encoding DoxX family membrane protein, translated as METLKQPKFTGIIWLLLRLWLGYNWAMDGFEKVFGEGSAGWVGNKAGASVTGFLKGAIAKSYLAPDFVPGSRPGVQNWYADLVQNVFMPNATLFSYMVAYGELLVGIALIIGIFTRFSALMGVIMNLSYLLAGTVSVNPQMLVIGLLIVMGGAGVTYYAADRFVIPFLKAQIAARTSGGQAPRPRTA; from the coding sequence ATGGAAACGCTCAAGCAGCCCAAGTTTACTGGTATCATCTGGCTTCTTCTTCGGCTCTGGCTCGGCTACAACTGGGCGATGGACGGCTTCGAGAAGGTCTTCGGCGAGGGCAGCGCAGGATGGGTCGGCAACAAGGCCGGCGCCTCGGTCACCGGCTTCCTGAAGGGCGCGATCGCCAAGTCGTACCTGGCCCCCGACTTTGTGCCTGGCAGCCGCCCCGGCGTGCAGAACTGGTACGCCGACCTGGTGCAGAACGTGTTTATGCCCAACGCCACGCTGTTCAGCTACATGGTGGCCTACGGCGAGCTGCTGGTCGGCATCGCGCTGATCATCGGCATCTTCACCCGCTTCTCGGCGCTGATGGGCGTGATCATGAACCTGTCGTACCTGCTGGCTGGCACGGTGAGCGTGAACCCGCAGATGCTGGTGATCGGCCTGCTGATCGTTATGGGCGGCGCTGGCGTGACCTACTACGCGGCTGACCGCTTCGTGATCCCCTTCCTGAAGGCTCAGATCGCGGCCCGCACCAGCGGCGGCCAGGCTCCCAGGCCGCGAACCGCATAG
- a CDS encoding phage holin family protein, translated as MPETCYNSSAFIVQLIGVDVLKLLIRWFINALSLLAATNLVKGIEIIGSNGWVTLIVMAAVFGIVNAAIRPIVQLLSLPLVVVTLGLFTLVINALMLWFASWLSDAVFGASFHVAGFWPAFWGAIVISIVSWLLSIFFHDEDHSSSSRRRKSRR; from the coding sequence ATGCCCGAAACTTGCTACAATAGCTCCGCATTCATCGTACAACTGATAGGAGTGGACGTCTTGAAACTGCTCATCCGCTGGTTCATTAATGCCCTGTCGCTGCTTGCGGCTACGAATCTGGTGAAGGGTATCGAGATCATCGGTTCGAACGGCTGGGTGACGCTGATCGTGATGGCGGCGGTGTTTGGGATTGTCAACGCGGCCATCCGCCCGATCGTGCAGCTGCTCTCGCTGCCGCTGGTGGTGGTCACCTTGGGCCTGTTCACGCTGGTGATCAACGCGCTGATGCTCTGGTTTGCCTCTTGGCTCTCCGATGCGGTATTCGGCGCGTCCTTCCACGTGGCCGGGTTCTGGCCAGCGTTCTGGGGCGCGATCGTGATCAGCATCGTCTCGTGGCTGCTCTCGATCTTCTTCCACGACGAGGATCACTCCTCCAGCTCGCGGCGGCGCAAGTCGCGGCGCTAG